Proteins from a single region of Dyadobacter fanqingshengii:
- a CDS encoding HIT family protein, with protein sequence MASIFSKIVKGEIPSHKIAETDDFLAFLDAFPITAGHTLVIPKREVDYIFDLDEKEYSNLFLFAKNIVPALQKVVPCLRIGLTVIGLEVPHTHIHLLPLNSMADADFSKKIKMSQEELAALAAKIRAEIQ encoded by the coding sequence ATGGCATCTATATTTTCAAAAATCGTAAAAGGTGAAATTCCCAGTCATAAAATCGCCGAAACGGATGATTTTCTCGCATTTCTGGACGCATTTCCAATAACAGCCGGACATACATTGGTAATCCCGAAAAGAGAAGTTGACTACATTTTTGATCTGGACGAAAAAGAGTATTCAAACCTTTTTCTCTTTGCCAAAAACATTGTCCCAGCTTTACAAAAAGTTGTTCCTTGTTTGCGTATCGGTCTGACGGTGATTGGTTTAGAAGTGCCACACACGCACATTCATTTGCTGCCTCTGAACAGCATGGCCGATGCGGATTTCTCTAAAAAGATAAAAATGTCTCAGGAGGAACTGGCTGCACTGGCCGCGAAGATCAGGGCTGAAATTCAGTAA
- a CDS encoding 3-keto-disaccharide hydrolase, which translates to MNFTNWRAFTKAGVVALFSLAFISNSAEAQDKGKWVKLFDGKSLNGWHSWQSDEVLPQWKVENGTIVLAEKGGKDLVTDKEYGDFELELEWQISEGGNSGIIYHVIEDKKYCCPYSTGPEIQILDDVKHPDAKAGKAGNHKSGSLYDMLPPTDFAAVKPAGQWNKAKIVIKGGRGESWLNGQKLVDFPTQGGDWDKLVANSKFKTWEGFGASSKGKIALQDHGNKVAFRNIRIKEL; encoded by the coding sequence ATGAATTTTACAAATTGGCGTGCTTTCACTAAGGCAGGCGTGGTTGCATTATTTTCACTGGCTTTTATCTCAAATAGCGCAGAGGCGCAGGACAAGGGCAAATGGGTGAAATTATTCGACGGTAAAAGCCTGAATGGCTGGCACAGCTGGCAGTCGGACGAGGTGTTGCCACAATGGAAAGTTGAAAACGGCACCATCGTTCTTGCAGAAAAAGGCGGCAAGGATCTTGTTACGGATAAAGAATACGGCGATTTCGAATTGGAATTGGAATGGCAGATCTCGGAAGGCGGCAACAGCGGCATTATTTATCATGTTATCGAAGATAAAAAGTATTGCTGCCCATATTCAACCGGACCTGAAATTCAAATCCTGGACGATGTAAAGCACCCCGATGCAAAAGCAGGCAAAGCAGGAAACCACAAATCAGGATCGCTTTATGACATGCTTCCTCCGACAGACTTCGCTGCTGTAAAGCCAGCCGGACAATGGAACAAAGCGAAAATAGTGATCAAAGGCGGTCGCGGCGAAAGCTGGCTGAACGGCCAGAAATTAGTTGATTTCCCAACGCAAGGCGGCGACTGGGACAAATTGGTTGCCAATAGCAAATTCAAAACCTGGGAAGGATTTGGTGCTTCTTCAAAAGGCAAGATCGCCTTACAGGATCACGGTAACAAAGTTGCATTCAGAAATATCCGGATTAAGGAGCTATAA
- a CDS encoding AAA domain-containing protein, with the protein MNRILKAYLKRLTNLSTRNKSLLLSGLPSEQFLDLHETDFLLEKPSVDLIKQLVLGKTRIALCDVADSRFEKVNEVSKKLRKISRTEKFIEEERGSRDLYVGYPFVKGKLSDGTPIHAPFLFFPVTLKMDREQWCLFEVPESDVILNSSFALAYAHFNESPVSDEILEKSFEDFPKDFLEFRTQLYEWLKSTPLKINFNQELFEDKLVTFNAQKSSELAATERNGELKLFPEAVLGIFPQAGSYLVPDYNLLLDHAQDSSFSIPLLAEEERETDWDGQTDTVDSPFTNKTVREEEILTPFPVDQSQEEIILAVKSGKSVVVQGPPGSGKSQLICNLMADFASRGKRVLLVCQKRVALDVVYQRLQTIGMTDFVGLIHDFKNDRPALYRQLASQIGKVEEYKQQNYSLDAVFLERQFTQQSRAIDRTVHDLNAFREALFDETECGVSIKELYLKSDQKGPNAEIREHYRSFRMDSLDHFRRRLKTYSAYVLYFPADHVWAKRRSFAKFGLSELRSMERMLLEWPEVFARQVKKFELLTRQPFSLDYLERKSEITERLNNIAALISDETTFDLFKKYIASSAGGHERLAFIRQTTDALEGYLAEDGIEFSLPNDKQQAFLQSLRKSIDANSATVSGIWWNLFGKEKKEVEQVARENGLSTSLDDLSKLEIKVKNRIELESWLTNKKLNFDPTYIDRDDDNVGTQYISFFQKSEAAADAAVMATFDPWFLTLKNIANECVTQHSFIQTVNDLNVWIGVWSKLEAAMLPFLLPQQIKNLLEEPEFYSQQLLTSLTRDFDSMVDMDSLFENMTIPERAVTKIVVDQSKKLGLSSADDLVNLFENSIRLAWIEHIESKFPDLRAVTSLKMKQWETNLQESITEKQKLSTDITGIKLREATYEDIEKNRLGNRVTYRELGHQVTKKRKIWPIRKLLENYTDEVFSLVPCWMASPEAVSAIFPMQAALFDLVIFDEASQCYAEYGLPAAFRGAQIVVTGDSKQLSPSDLYKIRYEEKVEEEAYTAAIEIESLLDLAAQSLDQYQLTGHYRSLSLDLIDFSNRNFYKDTLRLLPDFSRINDDQPGIQYIKTDGVWKNNINLVEIEQVIELIKELGETGKSIGVVTFNFYQQNAIQDALERENVSFKDLFVKNIENVQGDERDIIIFSMGYAPDEKGKISMQFGSLNMQGGENRLNVAVTRARERIYFVTSLWPAQLHTDQTANEGPKILKAYLEYALNVSEGRFRPEPFRTGKFRSDWLLKDQLLKQNDDFGKELPFGDITIKKEGVYKGLILTDDDLYHYSKSSKEPHAYLPLLLQQKNWPYSRIYSREYWTNTVHYEPL; encoded by the coding sequence ATGAATCGCATTCTAAAAGCTTACTTAAAACGACTTACAAATCTTAGTACGCGTAATAAATCATTGCTGTTGTCCGGGTTACCATCGGAACAGTTTCTGGATCTTCATGAGACTGATTTTTTGCTTGAAAAGCCGTCTGTTGACCTTATAAAGCAGTTGGTGCTGGGAAAAACACGCATTGCGCTCTGTGACGTTGCCGATTCCCGTTTTGAAAAGGTGAATGAAGTCAGTAAGAAGCTGCGGAAAATTTCGCGTACGGAGAAGTTTATTGAAGAGGAGCGGGGTTCGCGGGATTTGTATGTGGGGTATCCGTTTGTTAAGGGAAAACTTTCGGATGGGACGCCCATTCACGCACCGTTTTTGTTTTTTCCGGTCACATTAAAAATGGATAGGGAGCAATGGTGCCTTTTCGAGGTTCCTGAAAGTGATGTGATCCTGAATTCAAGTTTTGCGCTCGCCTATGCGCATTTCAACGAGTCGCCTGTTTCAGATGAAATTCTCGAAAAATCGTTTGAAGACTTCCCAAAAGATTTTCTGGAATTCAGGACCCAGTTGTATGAATGGTTGAAGTCTACTCCACTGAAAATCAATTTTAACCAGGAGCTTTTTGAAGACAAACTTGTCACGTTCAATGCGCAGAAAAGTTCGGAACTGGCTGCTACTGAACGTAACGGAGAGCTGAAACTTTTCCCCGAAGCAGTGCTCGGGATTTTCCCCCAGGCGGGTTCCTATCTTGTTCCCGATTATAATTTGCTCCTAGACCATGCGCAGGATAGTTCTTTTTCAATTCCGTTGTTGGCAGAAGAAGAGCGGGAAACGGATTGGGATGGGCAAACGGACACCGTAGATTCGCCTTTTACAAATAAAACGGTAAGGGAAGAGGAGATCTTAACACCTTTTCCGGTCGACCAATCGCAGGAAGAAATTATTCTGGCTGTAAAATCCGGGAAATCGGTGGTTGTGCAAGGGCCTCCGGGCAGTGGTAAATCGCAGCTAATCTGTAATCTGATGGCTGATTTCGCATCGAGAGGAAAGCGTGTTTTGCTGGTTTGCCAGAAACGGGTTGCCCTTGACGTTGTATATCAACGACTCCAAACGATTGGAATGACTGATTTTGTGGGCCTTATTCATGATTTTAAGAATGATCGTCCTGCACTTTACAGACAGCTGGCTTCGCAAATCGGTAAAGTTGAAGAATACAAACAGCAGAATTACAGTCTGGATGCGGTGTTTCTTGAAAGACAATTTACCCAGCAAAGTCGGGCGATAGATCGCACTGTTCATGATCTGAATGCATTTCGCGAAGCATTATTTGATGAGACCGAATGTGGGGTTAGCATTAAAGAGCTTTATCTGAAAAGCGACCAAAAAGGTCCAAATGCTGAAATCAGGGAACATTACCGGTCGTTTCGGATGGATAGTCTGGACCATTTCAGGAGGCGGCTTAAAACGTATAGTGCCTATGTTTTATATTTTCCTGCTGATCACGTCTGGGCAAAACGCAGAAGCTTTGCCAAATTCGGTTTAAGTGAATTGCGGAGCATGGAAAGAATGCTTCTGGAGTGGCCCGAAGTATTTGCCAGGCAAGTAAAAAAGTTCGAGCTTCTGACCAGACAACCTTTTTCATTGGACTATCTGGAAAGAAAAAGTGAGATCACCGAGCGGTTAAATAACATTGCAGCGCTTATTTCCGATGAGACAACATTTGATCTTTTCAAAAAATACATAGCTAGTTCGGCAGGCGGACATGAGCGGCTCGCATTCATCAGGCAAACCACCGACGCGCTGGAAGGATATCTGGCGGAAGACGGCATTGAATTTTCTCTGCCTAATGACAAACAACAAGCCTTTTTACAATCGCTAAGGAAATCAATTGATGCAAATAGCGCTACGGTTTCGGGCATTTGGTGGAATTTGTTTGGAAAAGAGAAAAAGGAAGTGGAACAAGTTGCCAGGGAAAATGGGCTATCAACGTCACTGGATGATCTTTCCAAACTTGAAATAAAAGTAAAAAACAGGATTGAGCTGGAAAGTTGGCTTACCAATAAGAAGCTGAATTTTGATCCGACATACATTGATCGGGATGATGACAATGTTGGTACGCAATACATTTCATTTTTTCAAAAATCAGAAGCAGCAGCCGACGCGGCGGTAATGGCAACATTTGATCCCTGGTTTCTGACATTGAAAAACATTGCAAATGAATGTGTAACCCAACATTCATTTATTCAGACGGTCAATGATCTGAATGTCTGGATTGGCGTTTGGAGCAAATTGGAGGCGGCAATGCTTCCATTTCTATTGCCGCAGCAGATTAAAAACCTGCTGGAAGAGCCCGAATTTTACAGTCAGCAATTGCTGACATCATTAACCAGGGATTTCGATTCAATGGTCGATATGGACAGTCTGTTTGAGAATATGACTATTCCCGAACGAGCGGTCACCAAGATTGTGGTCGATCAAAGCAAAAAACTTGGACTTTCCAGTGCAGACGATCTTGTTAATCTTTTTGAAAACAGCATTCGGCTTGCCTGGATCGAACACATTGAAAGCAAATTTCCGGATTTACGTGCGGTTACCTCATTGAAAATGAAACAATGGGAGACCAATCTGCAAGAAAGCATTACCGAAAAGCAGAAGCTGAGCACGGACATTACGGGCATAAAGCTGCGCGAAGCCACTTACGAAGATATTGAGAAAAACAGGCTCGGTAACCGTGTGACTTACCGCGAACTGGGGCATCAGGTAACGAAGAAAAGAAAGATCTGGCCGATTCGTAAACTGCTTGAAAACTATACCGATGAAGTTTTTTCGCTGGTTCCGTGCTGGATGGCTTCGCCGGAAGCAGTTTCTGCCATTTTTCCCATGCAGGCAGCATTGTTTGATCTGGTGATTTTTGACGAAGCGTCGCAATGTTACGCTGAATACGGGTTGCCGGCTGCGTTCCGGGGTGCGCAAATTGTTGTTACCGGGGATAGTAAGCAGCTTTCTCCAAGTGATTTATACAAAATCCGCTACGAAGAAAAAGTAGAAGAGGAAGCATATACAGCCGCTATCGAAATTGAGTCATTACTTGATCTTGCCGCGCAATCGCTTGATCAATATCAACTTACAGGACATTATCGCAGCCTTTCACTGGACCTTATTGACTTTTCTAACCGGAATTTCTATAAAGACACATTAAGGCTGCTTCCGGATTTTTCAAGAATTAATGATGACCAGCCTGGCATTCAATACATTAAAACGGATGGAGTCTGGAAAAACAACATTAATCTCGTTGAAATTGAGCAAGTAATCGAATTGATAAAGGAGCTTGGTGAAACGGGCAAGAGTATCGGTGTGGTGACATTTAACTTTTACCAGCAAAATGCCATTCAGGATGCATTGGAACGGGAAAATGTTTCCTTTAAAGATCTTTTCGTCAAAAACATTGAGAATGTTCAGGGCGATGAACGCGACATTATCATTTTTTCAATGGGCTATGCGCCTGACGAGAAAGGCAAGATTTCCATGCAGTTTGGCAGCCTCAATATGCAGGGTGGGGAAAACAGGCTTAATGTTGCCGTTACGCGTGCGCGGGAGCGAATTTACTTTGTAACGAGCCTCTGGCCAGCACAATTGCACACGGACCAAACGGCAAACGAAGGCCCGAAAATCCTCAAAGCCTATCTTGAATATGCGTTGAATGTGTCGGAAGGTAGGTTCCGTCCCGAGCCTTTTAGAACGGGAAAATTCAGGTCCGACTGGCTGCTGAAAGATCAGTTATTGAAGCAAAATGATGATTTTGGAAAGGAGCTTCCGTTTGGGGACATTACCATAAAAAAAGAAGGGGTTTATAAGGGATTGATCCTGACCGACGATGATTTATATCATTATAGCAAATCGTCAAAAGAACCGCACGCCTACTTACCCCTTCTTTTGCAGCAGAAAAATTGGCCTTACAGCCGCATTTACAGCCGCGAGTATTGGACTAACACTGTGCATTACGAGCCATTATAG
- a CDS encoding TerC/Alx family metal homeostasis membrane protein: protein MFSNEVLFFGGFILVISVMLLLDLGVFNKKDHVVKFGEAAAWTVAWIFLALVFYVIINTHGDLVHGMNNFADLSAVKDKYAPHLKLIPGDYEGSLEIYRKNMSLEFITGYLLEYALSVDNIFVIILIFSSFGVRPIYYKKVLFWGVLGAIVMRFIFIFLGSALMQRFEWIIYVFGLLLVYQGGKIFFEGGGDEKIDPAKHPVVKFASKYLPVFPRYVREHFFVLKKGKWLVTPLFVVVLIVEFTDLIFAVDSVPAVFSVTKDPYVVFFSNIFAIMGLRSMFFFLSNIMGLFRFLKYGLGVLLVFIGGKMLFHTQLEALGFETVYSLYVILGILAVSILASVVFPEKKEVTPETISNS, encoded by the coding sequence ATGTTTTCTAACGAAGTTCTGTTTTTCGGCGGGTTTATATTAGTCATCAGCGTAATGCTGCTTTTGGACCTTGGCGTTTTTAATAAAAAAGACCATGTTGTAAAATTTGGTGAAGCTGCCGCCTGGACGGTTGCGTGGATTTTTCTTGCGCTTGTATTCTATGTGATCATTAATACACACGGTGATCTGGTGCACGGAATGAACAATTTTGCCGACTTGTCCGCAGTCAAAGACAAGTATGCGCCGCATTTGAAGCTTATTCCTGGCGATTATGAGGGCAGTCTGGAAATTTATAGAAAGAACATGTCCCTCGAATTTATCACGGGATATCTGCTTGAATATGCGCTTTCAGTCGACAATATTTTCGTCATCATCTTGATATTCTCTTCTTTTGGTGTCAGGCCGATATATTATAAAAAAGTGCTATTCTGGGGTGTTCTGGGCGCAATTGTTATGCGTTTCATATTTATTTTCCTGGGATCAGCATTAATGCAGCGTTTCGAATGGATCATTTACGTTTTTGGTTTACTGCTGGTTTATCAGGGAGGGAAGATCTTCTTTGAGGGTGGAGGGGACGAAAAAATTGATCCGGCCAAACATCCGGTTGTGAAGTTTGCTTCCAAATATCTGCCCGTTTTCCCAAGATACGTCCGGGAGCATTTCTTTGTCCTGAAAAAAGGCAAGTGGTTAGTGACCCCGCTTTTTGTAGTTGTTCTGATTGTAGAATTTACCGACCTGATCTTTGCTGTGGACTCGGTTCCGGCGGTTTTTTCGGTTACAAAAGATCCTTACGTCGTCTTCTTTTCCAATATTTTCGCCATCATGGGGCTTCGTTCCATGTTCTTCTTCCTGAGCAACATTATGGGTCTTTTCCGCTTCCTGAAATATGGATTGGGTGTTTTGCTTGTGTTTATAGGCGGAAAAATGCTTTTCCACACACAACTGGAAGCATTAGGATTTGAAACTGTATATTCTCTTTATGTAATTCTGGGCATTCTGGCGGTTAGTATCCTCGCTTCCGTGGTGTTTCCGGAGAAAAAGGAAGTAACACCTGAAACCATATCCAATAGTTAA
- a CDS encoding response regulator transcription factor — translation MKLLLIEDEPSVISLIQRSLSASGHEITVAMDGKSGLEMATHHAFDMIMLDLMLPVINGMEVCRKIRSAGFNTPILMLTALGTTENIVSGLDAGADDYMTKPFKLAELEARIRTLTRRGKEVEKENNGVTLKIADLILNTESKIVQRNGHTIDLTATEFRLLEFLINNRNKVLNRMEILENVWDINFNLGTNVVDVYINYLRKKVDKNQKNKLIHTVFGMGYVMRQSYEDPN, via the coding sequence ATGAAGCTTTTGCTTATTGAAGACGAACCCAGTGTGATTTCCCTCATTCAAAGAAGTCTTTCTGCTTCCGGACATGAAATAACGGTGGCGATGGATGGTAAATCGGGGCTTGAAATGGCCACACACCACGCATTCGACATGATCATGCTGGACCTGATGCTGCCTGTCATCAATGGTATGGAGGTTTGCAGAAAGATCCGCAGCGCTGGTTTTAATACCCCTATCCTCATGCTTACCGCACTCGGGACAACCGAAAACATCGTTTCGGGACTGGACGCCGGGGCGGACGACTATATGACGAAACCATTTAAACTGGCCGAGCTCGAAGCCCGTATCCGGACGCTGACAAGACGTGGAAAAGAAGTTGAAAAAGAAAATAATGGTGTGACATTGAAAATCGCAGACCTGATCTTGAATACGGAGTCCAAGATCGTGCAAAGAAATGGCCACACCATTGACCTCACCGCCACAGAATTCCGACTGCTGGAATTTTTGATCAACAACAGAAACAAAGTGCTGAACAGAATGGAGATCCTGGAAAATGTCTGGGACATCAACTTCAATCTGGGCACGAATGTCGTGGATGTGTATATCAACTATCTTCGCAAAAAAGTGGATAAGAATCAAAAGAATAAACTAATACACACCGTTTTCGGCATGGGATATGTGATGCGCCAATCTTATGAAGATCCAAACTAA
- a CDS encoding sensor histidine kinase has translation MKIQTKIALIFTILTSGIIIALSIFIYTFGSESVSNSFYHRLEVRSDIIGHAALQESKSTTSIYYDIKERHLGDLPFEQHHIIKNGEVDKAKRLKEQLPMPPSFYDNIVRKEPARFFKNDTSYVGLNISQGGKMIIVLSSAVDLYGLEEIENLKKLLTVGFFISMIFVFTFGKLFSTQVFNPIRRIVSNVKGISAHNLHQRLEVAGSKDEIDDLTHTFNDMLNRLEITFEIQNNFVSNASHEFKTPLTVISGEAQLGLSQEGIPDAARSSFEVIYREAGKLEHLANSMLKLAQTGFDGTKEQWSTIRMDELVLSVKEAVDKIISDNKVEINFNHLPDDEAKLTINGNQTLLTAALSNIVLNSCKYSDNKPVNIIISADEKHSIVEIVDVGIGIPDREIAQIYVPFFRASNTERYKGYGIGLPLANNIIKKHNGTIAVNSQVGTGTSFKIFLPISKATL, from the coding sequence ATGAAGATCCAAACTAAAATTGCCCTTATTTTCACGATACTTACTTCGGGCATCATTATAGCACTGAGCATTTTCATTTATACTTTCGGGTCGGAGAGTGTTTCCAACAGCTTTTATCATCGTCTGGAAGTCCGATCGGACATTATTGGGCACGCGGCATTACAGGAAAGCAAATCCACCACTTCTATATATTACGACATTAAGGAAAGGCATCTGGGAGACCTGCCCTTTGAACAACATCACATTATAAAAAACGGCGAGGTTGATAAGGCGAAAAGATTGAAAGAACAATTGCCTATGCCGCCTTCTTTCTATGACAACATTGTCAGGAAGGAGCCAGCCCGTTTTTTCAAGAATGACACGTCGTATGTCGGGCTGAACATTAGCCAGGGTGGAAAAATGATCATTGTCCTGTCGTCCGCAGTGGACCTTTATGGTTTGGAAGAAATAGAGAACCTGAAAAAACTGCTTACAGTGGGGTTTTTTATTTCAATGATCTTTGTTTTCACATTTGGAAAATTGTTTTCTACACAAGTTTTCAATCCAATCAGGCGCATTGTTAGCAATGTGAAGGGAATAAGCGCGCATAATTTGCATCAGCGCCTGGAAGTTGCGGGCAGTAAGGACGAGATCGACGACCTTACGCACACGTTCAATGACATGCTCAACCGCCTTGAAATTACATTTGAAATACAGAATAATTTTGTGAGCAATGCCTCTCATGAGTTCAAAACGCCGCTCACCGTTATCAGTGGCGAAGCGCAACTTGGCCTTTCACAAGAGGGAATCCCGGATGCCGCGCGAAGTTCGTTTGAGGTGATTTACCGCGAAGCCGGGAAGCTGGAACATTTGGCAAACAGCATGTTAAAGCTTGCTCAAACTGGTTTCGACGGCACAAAAGAGCAATGGTCGACCATTCGTATGGATGAACTGGTGCTGTCTGTAAAAGAAGCTGTTGATAAGATCATTTCAGATAATAAGGTTGAAATTAATTTTAACCACTTGCCCGATGACGAAGCTAAACTGACCATTAACGGAAATCAGACGTTATTAACGGCGGCCTTATCCAACATTGTGCTGAATAGTTGCAAATACTCTGATAATAAGCCGGTCAACATCATCATTTCTGCCGATGAAAAACATTCCATTGTGGAAATTGTGGATGTGGGAATAGGCATTCCGGACCGTGAGATTGCCCAGATCTACGTGCCGTTTTTCAGGGCTTCCAATACCGAGCGCTATAAAGGTTATGGGATCGGGCTTCCGCTGGCTAACAACATTATCAAGAAGCATAACGGGACCATAGCGGTTAATAGTCAGGTTGGTACGGGGACGAGTTTCAAAATCTTCCTACCCATCTCAAAAGCCACGCTCTAA
- a CDS encoding bestrophin family protein, translating into MLLKKNIPIKYIFGKIKYEILFVAIYGFAIEIIYKNFNITEISIPMTVPTVLGTIISLLLAFRSNQAYDRWWEARQIWGAVVNDSRTLARQVMFLIDDPYDPDQIDGFKNRIIKRQIAWCYALAHGLRKEDPMPAIEKYVSAEECDSLQDYDNKHVGLIQLHARDYNNALKQGWVNPYQQIEMDATLTRLVDSMGKCERIKNTVFPSTYSLYIHLALHFFILLLPFGLVELFGFLMVPVLIVITGCFFLIEKMAIHLQDPFENKPTDTPMLTISRNIERDLKQMMRDKQMPVMVPQVNYFYVL; encoded by the coding sequence ATGCTTCTGAAAAAAAACATTCCGATCAAATACATTTTCGGCAAGATCAAATACGAAATTCTGTTCGTTGCCATTTATGGATTTGCGATTGAGATTATCTATAAAAATTTCAACATTACAGAGATTTCGATCCCTATGACCGTGCCCACAGTGCTGGGAACGATCATTTCACTCCTGCTTGCATTCCGCTCCAACCAGGCGTACGACCGCTGGTGGGAAGCCCGTCAGATATGGGGCGCTGTGGTAAATGATTCCAGGACACTGGCCCGCCAGGTTATGTTCCTGATCGATGATCCTTATGATCCGGATCAGATAGATGGTTTTAAAAACCGAATTATCAAACGGCAAATTGCATGGTGCTATGCATTAGCGCACGGTCTTAGAAAAGAAGATCCAATGCCTGCCATTGAAAAATATGTATCAGCAGAAGAATGCGATTCATTACAAGACTATGATAATAAGCACGTTGGACTGATCCAGTTGCATGCGCGCGATTACAATAATGCATTAAAGCAAGGCTGGGTAAACCCTTATCAGCAAATTGAGATGGACGCTACGCTCACGCGCCTGGTAGACTCGATGGGGAAATGCGAACGGATCAAAAACACCGTTTTCCCATCGACGTATAGCCTTTACATTCATCTGGCGTTACACTTTTTCATTTTGCTGCTCCCGTTTGGACTTGTTGAACTGTTCGGTTTCCTAATGGTGCCAGTGCTGATCGTGATCACCGGATGCTTTTTCCTGATCGAAAAAATGGCGATCCATTTGCAGGATCCATTCGAAAACAAACCTACAGATACGCCTATGCTGACCATTTCGCGAAACATTGAGCGCGATTTGAAACAAATGATGCGCGATAAGCAAATGCCGGTAATGGTGCCGCAGGTAAACTATTTTTATGTTTTGTAG